In one Carassius carassius chromosome 48, fCarCar2.1, whole genome shotgun sequence genomic region, the following are encoded:
- the polr2eb gene encoding DNA-directed RNA polymerases I, II, and III subunit RPABC1, which yields MDDEEETYRLWKIRKTIMQLCHDRGYLVTQDELDQTLDEFRSQFGDKPSEGRPRRTDLTVLVAHNDDPTDQMFVFFPEEPKVGIKTIKMYCQRMQEENITRAIIVVQMGMTPSAKQSLVDMAPKYILEQFLQQELLINITEHELVPEHIVMTKEEVIELLARYKLKESQLPRIQAGDPVARYFGLKRGQVVKIIRPSETAGRYITYRLVQ from the exons ATGGATGATGAGGAAGAGACTTACAGACTATGGAAAATTAGAAAAACTATCATGCAG CTTTGCCACGATCGTGGTTATTTGGTGACGCAGGATGAGCTGGACCAGACTCTGGATGAGTTCAGAAGCCAGTTTGGAGACAAACCCAGCGAAGGTCGACCACGACGAACCGATCTCACGGTCCTGGTGGCCCACAACGACGATCCCACCGACCAGATGTTCGTGTTCTTCCCTG AGGAACCAAAAGTTGGCATCAAAACCATAAAGATGTATTGCCAGCGTATGCAAGAAGAAAACATCACCCGGGCCATCATTGTAGTCCAGATGGGCATGACGCCCTCCGCCAAACAG TCTCTGGTAGACATGGCTCCAAAGTACATACTTGAGCAATTTCTACAGCAGGAACTTCTAATCAACATTACCGAACACGAG CTTGTTCCAGAGCACATAGTCATGACTAAAGAGGAAGTGATAGAGTTGCTGGCGCGGTA TAAACTAAAGGAAAGCCAGCTTCCCAGGATTCAAGCTGGGGATCCTGTTGCCCGTTACTTCGGCTTGAAGAGAGGCCAG GTGGTTAAGATCATCAGACCGAGTGAAACTGCTGGACGGTACATCACATACAGACTGGTCCAGTGA